From Palaemon carinicauda isolate YSFRI2023 chromosome 29, ASM3689809v2, whole genome shotgun sequence, one genomic window encodes:
- the LOC137622746 gene encoding uncharacterized protein, translating into MAVCTLADTFKEEEPIGAQLINCRMYMDDVIESMIRDLWASGVGWDDELSEEQIKMWKGYVHEMNQLIEFRRDRMIKPEDFLGDPQLHGFSDASESALGSVIWLKCNTSHGVELKFVIAKSLVSPLKQRSIPRLELTAAVVMARLALLVLQVVGRVSTMKFWTDSEIVLAWIRSPARTFKPFVSARVQEIQDALPGFSKEFCYVPSQLNPGDALTKPIKPSELQGWINGPDFLLNSSQNCDFGDPTYDFEKKRCIVKEYTPESLKRIQFLGILADESFEESFTELSSDWNRLVRITAYCRRLLLQQNPENYQSHLEPKEIQEAELALFYASQKSLNNQNEVNHKQIKKLDPKLDEKGILRIGGRLHKLHLSYEQRHPVLLVAEASSFIGEEETIRELLEEIARDSESHSDTSSSESGGDYVGTSGRRVIGMVRSRRLQRGVRSRTRSGGQQRRKEAGRGSGRVSSSRSRSSKSDVGEDGGEGDGDGCWRTKRFS; encoded by the exons ATGGCTGTATGCACTTTGGCAGATACATTCAAGGAAGAGGAACCTATTGGAGCACAGTTAATTAACTGTCGCATGTACATGGATGATGTGATTGAATCAATGATAAGA GATTTATGGGCTAGTGGAGTTGGTTGGGATGATGAATTGAGTGAAGAACAAATCAAAATGTGGAAGGGATATGTTCATGAAATGAATCAACTAATCGAATTTAGACGAGATCGGATGATAAAGCCAGAAGATTTTCTAGGAGACCCTCAACTTCATGGATTTAGTGATGCTAGTGAATCTGCCCTAGGTTCTGTGATCTGGCTGAAATGTAATACTTCTCATGGAGTAGAACTGAAATTCGTCATCGCAAAGTCTTTAGTGTCTCCGTTGAAACAGCGTTCTATTCCACGTCTTGAGCTTACTGCTGCTGTGGTTATGGCTAGACTTGCCTTGCTTGTTTTGCAAGTGGTTGGAAGGGTTAGTACCATGAAATTTTGGACTGATTCAGAAATAGTGTTGGCCTGGATTCGCTCTCCTGCTAGAACCTTTAAACCATTTGTGTCAGCTAGAGTTCAGGAGATTCAGGATGCTTTGCcaggattttcaaaagaattttgctatgtTCCTTCACAATTGAATCCTGGCGATGCATTAACAAAGCCAATAAAGCCAAGTGAGCTACAAGGATGGATCAATGGTCCTGATTTTCTTCTGAACAGTTCTCAAAATTGTGATTTTGGGGACCCGACATATGATTTTGAAAAGAAGCGTTGTATTGTTAAAGAGTACACACCAGAATCTCTTAAAAGGATCCAATTTCTTGGAATTTTGGCTGATGAGAGTTTTGAAGAAAGCTTTACAGAACTCTCTTCAGACTGGAATAGACTTGTACGAATAACTGCTTACTGCCGGCGTTTGCTATTACAACAAAACCCAGAAAACTATCAAAGTCATCTAGAACCTAAAGAAATACAAGAAGCAGAACTGGCTTTATTTTATGCAAGCCAAAAGTctttaaataatcaaaatgaagTTAATCATAAACAGATTAAAAAGCTTGACCCAAAGTTGGATGAAAAAGGCATTTTAAGAATTGGAGGCAGACTACATAAGCTCCATTTATCCTACGAGCAGAGGCATCCAGTTTTATTGGTAGCAGAGGCATCCAGTTTTATTG GGGAAGAAGAAACAATTCGTGAGTTATTAGAAGAAATAGCACGTGATAGTGAGTCCCATAGTGATACTAGCAGCAGTGAGAGTGGAGGTGATTATGTTGGTACTTCTGGTAGAAGGGTCATCGGTATGGTTAGAAGTAGAAGACTTCAACGTGGAGTGCGTAGCAGGACACGGAGTGGAGGCCAACAAAGGAGAAAGGAGGCTGGGAGAGGGTCTGGGAGGGTGTCTTCCTCACGTTCACGTTCTTCCAAGTCGGATGTTGGGGAAGATGGGGGAGAGGGAGACGGAGATGGGTGCTGGAGAACTAAGCGATTTTCGTAG